From Zavarzinella sp., one genomic window encodes:
- a CDS encoding IS630 family transposase, with amino-acid sequence MPGHGWTIRKLCNWIGCQFQRYVSRNTVRRILQLAGLSWKKCKKLFGKGDPEKRAEYLKQFADMYQQMCRGDIVIIYIDESHFHRDMDLGYTWWRKGESAWRVSDCPPLSDRINWYGAYNFSAGACLIWNEGKCNKENTAEFLHRVNDWVERQGRRVVVIWDGAPWHKAKFVRTKASELDIEIVVLPSYSPDFNPIEGLWKWMREEVTQHCCFATLRDLFDACKGFIDTLNETPDEIIKRLWPRFEVDPQAEKLRFSI; translated from the coding sequence TTGCCAGGCCACGGATGGACGATCAGGAAGTTGTGCAACTGGATCGGTTGTCAATTCCAGCGGTATGTATCTCGGAATACCGTGCGGCGGATCCTGCAATTAGCGGGATTGAGCTGGAAGAAATGCAAGAAACTGTTCGGCAAAGGGGACCCTGAAAAGCGGGCCGAATACCTGAAACAGTTCGCGGATATGTACCAGCAAATGTGTCGCGGCGATATCGTGATCATTTATATTGATGAATCCCATTTTCATCGTGATATGGACTTGGGCTATACTTGGTGGCGCAAGGGAGAATCGGCTTGGCGAGTGAGTGATTGCCCTCCGCTGTCCGATCGCATCAACTGGTATGGTGCTTACAATTTCAGTGCTGGTGCATGTTTGATCTGGAACGAAGGCAAATGCAACAAGGAAAACACGGCTGAATTTTTGCACCGAGTGAACGATTGGGTAGAAAGACAAGGTCGACGTGTTGTGGTAATTTGGGATGGAGCACCTTGGCACAAGGCGAAGTTCGTTCGAACCAAAGCCAGCGAGTTGGACATCGAAATAGTAGTTTTGCCCAGTTATAGTCCCGATTTCAATCCCATTGAAGGGTTATGGAAATGGATGCGTGAAGAGGTCACGCAACATTGTTGTTTTGCAACCTTGCGTGACTTGTTCGACGCTTGCAAAGGATTCATCGATACATTGAATGAAACTCCGGATGAAATAATTAAAAGACTGTGGCCAAGATTTGAAGTCGATCCTCAAGCGGAAAAACTCCGATTTTCAATCTGA
- a CDS encoding COR domain-containing protein, which yields MTSDEAQNEAIRRIRHCQETGQIWLDLGDLQMDELPAELGNCNHLQFLALGNKKLIVQEQGITFGYELERTHQEFIEIGVLKGLTQLRTLDLSWCIYLENVDVLQELTQLTTLHLSGCENLENVDGLQGLTKLTNLKLYNCHDLENFDGLQGLRQLNDLNLAWCKNLENVDVLQGLTQLTTLYLTGCKNLENVDGLQGLKQLTTLNLFACENLENVDVLQGLTKLTTLHLSFCFRVQAFKPVISILDYLKELKVYNTRFQDLHPAVCGSDYYENSIANVQQYYAALGPDAQPDAEIKVYILGNGRAGKSYLLRRILGESFEDINRANIQTTHGVQIATFDTPQDWSLPHPVKLCFWDFGGQDIYHGTHALFLREPAIYLLLTCRATENTDELSDNGFVIKNRRLEYWFDYLRQEAGHDGTVNSPVLLIESQCDKYGEHGEPDSRPTQDEFPHLSPIIHTNAKDDDGLDLLLPRLKRAIKDLLHAHPQPPLPTSWANVRQVIRDMQRSHIPRTLTQEEFAELCEKHQVVPEHMGTLREALHLMGAVFYRQGLFGDRIIVDQGWVLENIYDLCKRDELFQKQLRRQNGRFARSDLERFVWQEKMHSIEDQKLFLSFMVECGICFVASGDADEDTAEYIAPDLLSTDHTGLKNWIRLAERDAIGVSVAYGLLHDGIIRNFLSRIGALARDIADYWKYGCHLYDAKSESDVLIRTEENSIRLQAWGERPKQLLVELLKELARVPGGQPPSVIWDENKESPTILEPSEKENEKAAIYINPSLGPKSVFFSYRHPNSAVANSERGRQLLIELEAILTAEGWQVRFDIRDIEQGDSISRFMTEVRACTFFVPIFCERYLASRYTLSELFTFREKFAHDSKAFADRTMTVVFPESGIQDDIEQAKYVLKCTTMFDEYFEMAGKKALAPQTYTEVVYLNSWAGRLSEILASLSDRLNNPTAEDVAKRLNRVFAEQYPDYQDRKRFHS from the coding sequence ATGACCAGTGATGAAGCCCAGAATGAAGCGATCCGCAGAATACGCCACTGCCAGGAAACAGGCCAAATCTGGCTCGACCTCGGCGACTTACAGATGGATGAACTGCCCGCAGAACTGGGAAATTGCAACCATTTGCAGTTTCTCGCACTCGGTAATAAGAAACTAATTGTTCAGGAGCAAGGGATCACTTTTGGATATGAATTGGAGAGGACGCACCAGGAGTTCATCGAAATCGGGGTGTTGAAAGGTCTCACACAACTCCGCACGCTCGACCTGTCCTGGTGCATATATCTGGAGAACGTCGATGTCTTGCAGGAGTTGACGCAACTCACCACCCTCCACCTGTCTGGGTGCGAAAATCTGGAGAACGTCGATGGTTTGCAGGGGCTGACGAAACTCACCAACCTCAAACTGTACAATTGCCATGATCTGGAGAACTTCGATGGATTGCAGGGCTTGAGGCAGCTGAATGACCTCAACCTGGCCTGGTGCAAAAATCTGGAGAACGTCGATGTCTTGCAGGGGCTGACGCAACTCACCACCCTCTACCTGACCGGGTGCAAAAATCTTGAGAACGTCGATGGCTTGCAGGGGTTGAAGCAACTCACCACCCTCAACCTGTTCGCGTGCGAAAATCTGGAGAACGTCGATGTCTTGCAGGGGCTAACGAAACTCACCACCCTCCACCTGTCCTTCTGCTTTCGTGTTCAAGCATTCAAACCTGTCATCAGTATACTCGATTATTTGAAAGAACTGAAGGTTTACAACACACGGTTTCAGGATTTGCACCCTGCAGTTTGTGGCTCAGATTACTACGAAAATTCGATTGCTAATGTACAACAGTATTACGCGGCCCTGGGTCCAGATGCCCAACCCGATGCCGAAATCAAGGTATATATCCTCGGCAATGGCCGGGCAGGGAAAAGCTATCTTCTACGTCGGATACTGGGGGAAAGCTTCGAGGATATCAACAGAGCGAATATTCAGACGACGCATGGTGTGCAGATCGCAACGTTTGATACTCCGCAAGATTGGAGCCTGCCACATCCGGTCAAATTATGCTTCTGGGATTTTGGCGGGCAGGATATTTACCATGGTACACATGCGCTCTTCCTCCGAGAACCAGCCATCTATTTGCTACTGACCTGCCGGGCAACTGAGAACACAGACGAGCTTTCCGATAACGGTTTCGTGATCAAAAATCGACGATTGGAGTATTGGTTCGATTATTTGCGGCAAGAAGCAGGCCACGATGGCACAGTGAATAGCCCAGTTCTTCTGATTGAGAGCCAATGCGACAAATACGGTGAACATGGGGAACCCGATTCGCGACCGACGCAAGACGAGTTTCCACACTTATCGCCCATCATTCATACCAATGCGAAAGATGATGATGGGCTCGATCTCTTGCTGCCCCGTTTGAAGCGAGCCATCAAGGATCTTCTCCATGCCCACCCGCAACCCCCGTTGCCGACCAGTTGGGCCAATGTTCGGCAAGTCATCCGGGATATGCAACGATCCCACATTCCCCGAACGCTGACCCAGGAAGAGTTTGCGGAATTGTGCGAGAAACATCAAGTCGTACCCGAACATATGGGCACCCTTCGAGAAGCCTTGCACCTGATGGGTGCGGTATTTTACCGCCAAGGCCTATTCGGCGACCGCATTATTGTCGATCAGGGCTGGGTGCTCGAAAATATTTATGATCTTTGCAAGCGTGACGAATTATTCCAGAAGCAACTCCGACGGCAAAACGGTCGCTTCGCCCGCAGCGACCTGGAACGGTTCGTCTGGCAGGAAAAGATGCACAGCATCGAGGACCAAAAACTGTTCCTCAGTTTCATGGTCGAATGTGGCATCTGTTTCGTAGCAAGCGGCGATGCTGATGAAGACACAGCGGAGTATATCGCACCCGATCTTCTGTCGACAGACCACACCGGGTTGAAGAACTGGATTCGTCTGGCAGAACGCGATGCCATCGGTGTGTCCGTTGCCTATGGCTTATTACACGATGGCATCATCCGCAACTTCCTCAGCCGCATCGGAGCTTTAGCCAGGGATATTGCTGACTACTGGAAGTATGGCTGCCATCTTTACGATGCCAAATCCGAAAGCGATGTGCTGATCCGCACAGAAGAAAACAGCATCCGCCTGCAAGCCTGGGGAGAGCGACCGAAGCAATTACTTGTCGAGTTGTTGAAGGAACTGGCACGCGTACCTGGGGGACAACCACCATCAGTAATCTGGGATGAAAATAAAGAATCACCAACAATTCTGGAGCCTTCAGAGAAAGAAAATGAAAAAGCTGCAATCTACATTAATCCCAGTTTAGGCCCGAAAAGCGTCTTTTTTTCGTATCGCCATCCCAACAGTGCAGTAGCAAATTCAGAACGTGGCCGTCAGTTATTGATTGAGCTTGAAGCAATTTTAACGGCGGAAGGCTGGCAAGTTCGATTTGATATCCGTGACATTGAACAGGGCGATTCGATCTCCAGATTTATGACTGAGGTTAGGGCATGTACCTTTTTCGTGCCGATCTTCTGCGAGCGTTATCTTGCATCACGTTACACTCTCAGCGAATTGTTTACCTTCCGTGAAAAGTTTGCTCACGATAGCAAGGCCTTCGCCGACAGAACGATGACGGTTGTCTTCCCGGAGAGCGGCATTCAAGATGACATAGAGCAAGCAAAGTATGTTTTGAAATGCACAACGATGTTCGATGAATACTTCGAGATGGCTGGGAAAAAAGCACTCGCGCCCCAAACATATACCGAAGTTGTATATCTGAATAGTTGGGCAGGGCGCCTCAGCGAAATCCTGGCATCACTGAGCGATCGTTTGAATAACCCCACTGCAGAGGATGTTGCAAAGCGGTTAAATCGTGTTTTCGCCGAACAGTATCCCGATTACCAAGATCGAAAGCGGTTTCATTCTTGA